In Pectobacterium aroidearum, the following are encoded in one genomic region:
- a CDS encoding MIP/aquaporin family protein translates to MSQAERSTLRGQCIAEFLGTGLLIFFGVGCVAALKLAGASFGQWEISIIWGLGVAMAIYLTAAISGAHLNPAVTIALWLFACFDGRKVVPYILAQIAGAFCAAALVYGLYHNLFVDFEQTNNMVRGSTESLSLAGIFSTYPNPHISVMQALLVETVITAILMCLILALTDDGNGIPRGPLAPLLIGILIAVIGASMGPLTGFALNPARDFGPKLFAFLAGWGNVAFTGAREIPYFLVPIFGPIIGACLGAFGYRALIGRNLPCDVCEPEAETTTRRESR, encoded by the coding sequence ATGAGCCAAGCAGAACGTTCAACGCTAAGAGGTCAGTGTATCGCCGAGTTTCTCGGTACTGGCCTGCTGATTTTCTTCGGTGTCGGCTGCGTCGCCGCATTGAAACTGGCGGGAGCCAGCTTCGGACAGTGGGAGATCAGCATCATTTGGGGTCTGGGGGTTGCGATGGCAATCTACCTGACCGCCGCGATTTCCGGTGCCCACCTCAACCCAGCAGTAACCATCGCGCTGTGGCTGTTTGCCTGTTTCGATGGGCGCAAAGTGGTGCCTTACATTCTGGCGCAGATTGCCGGGGCATTTTGTGCCGCCGCACTGGTCTACGGTCTGTATCACAATCTGTTCGTTGATTTCGAGCAGACCAACAACATGGTGCGCGGCAGTACGGAAAGCCTGAGTTTAGCCGGCATTTTCTCAACGTATCCAAACCCGCACATTTCCGTCATGCAGGCGCTACTGGTTGAAACCGTCATCACCGCCATCCTGATGTGTCTGATTCTGGCGCTGACCGATGATGGTAACGGTATCCCACGCGGGCCACTCGCTCCCCTGCTGATCGGTATTCTGATTGCCGTCATCGGTGCATCTATGGGACCGTTGACCGGCTTCGCCCTCAACCCGGCGCGTGACTTTGGTCCTAAGCTGTTCGCCTTCCTGGCGGGTTGGGGCAACGTCGCCTTTACTGGCGCACGCGAAATCCCTTACTTCCTGGTTCCTATCTTTGGCCCCATCATCGGTGCCTGTCTGGGTGCCTTCGGTTATCGCGCACTGATTGGCCGTAATTTGCCATGCGATGTGTGCGAACCCGAGGCAGAAACTACCACGCGTCGTGAAAGCCGTTAA
- the zapB gene encoding septal ring assembly protein ZapB translates to MSFEVFEKLEAKVQQAIDTITLLQMEIEELKEQNNALSQDVQAAAGSREALVRENEQLKEEQVVWQERLRALLGKMEEV, encoded by the coding sequence ATGTCATTTGAAGTGTTTGAAAAGCTGGAAGCGAAAGTTCAGCAGGCGATTGATACCATCACGCTGTTGCAAATGGAAATTGAAGAGCTGAAAGAGCAGAACAATGCGCTGTCGCAGGATGTTCAGGCGGCTGCGGGTTCACGTGAAGCGCTGGTGCGCGAGAACGAACAGTTGAAAGAAGAGCAAGTGGTATGGCAAGAGCGCCTGCGCGCGCTGTTAGGCAAAATGGAAGAAGTCTAA
- the rraA gene encoding ribonuclease E activity regulator RraA: MKYDTSELCDIYHEEVNVVEPLFSNFGGRTSFGGKITTVKCFEDNGLLFDLLEENGLGRVLLVDGGGSVRRALINAEIARLATQNEWEGIVVYGAVRQVDELAELDIGIQAMAAIPVGAGSEGIGESDIRVNFGGVTFFSGDHLYADNTGIILAEDPLDIE; the protein is encoded by the coding sequence ATGAAATACGATACTTCCGAACTGTGCGATATCTATCACGAAGAGGTGAATGTTGTTGAGCCTCTGTTCTCTAACTTTGGCGGGCGTACTTCATTTGGTGGCAAAATCACCACGGTGAAATGTTTTGAGGATAACGGCCTGCTTTTCGATCTCCTTGAAGAGAACGGCCTCGGGCGCGTGCTGCTGGTCGATGGCGGGGGCTCCGTGCGCCGTGCGTTGATCAACGCGGAAATCGCCCGGCTGGCGACGCAAAACGAATGGGAAGGCATTGTCGTGTATGGCGCAGTGCGTCAGGTTGACGAATTGGCTGAGTTGGATATCGGTATTCAGGCGATGGCGGCCATTCCGGTCGGCGCAGGCAGCGAAGGCATCGGCGAAAGCGATATTCGCGTCAATTTCGGTGGCGTAACCTTCTTCTCCGGTGACCATTTGTATGCCGATAACACCGGTATTATTTTGGCGGAAGACCCGCTGGATATTGAATAA